A single genomic interval of Pseudomonadales bacterium harbors:
- the tig gene encoding trigger factor, giving the protein MQVSVEITSGLGRRLTIGVPAERVEAEVAARLEKAARSVRLKGFRPGKVPLKVVQQRFGLGVRQEVLGEVMSQTFYEAVRQEDLKPAGQPTIEPRSIATGRDLEFIATFEVYPEIDLVDFAKLAIDRPVAQVGDADIDRMIEVLRNQQAMWAVVERAASAGDRVNIDYTGRRDGVAFDGGSAQGSDLLLGSNRMIPGFESGIEGMSPGETRELQLRFPEEYHAEDLKGAEVVFEVCLNSVSEKRLPELDDVFFSRFGVASEGLDGFRAEVRANMERELRQAVRSKVKSRVMNALHERTEVEVPQALVQQEIAAQRQQMLRQFGGDAARFDTSMLPDDMFRAQAERRVSFGLLLGEVIRREKLVADPVRVREMVEEMASTYEEPEEVVNWYYGNREQLASVEAVVLEDQAIDTVLARAQVNEVACSYEDALRADPLKPDAEA; this is encoded by the coding sequence ATGCAGGTTTCCGTTGAAATTACGTCGGGTCTGGGCCGACGCCTGACGATCGGTGTGCCGGCGGAACGTGTCGAGGCGGAAGTGGCGGCGCGACTGGAGAAGGCAGCAAGGTCGGTGCGGCTGAAGGGGTTCCGTCCGGGCAAGGTGCCACTGAAGGTCGTGCAGCAGCGGTTCGGGCTCGGGGTGCGCCAGGAAGTTCTGGGCGAGGTCATGAGCCAGACGTTCTACGAAGCGGTGCGCCAGGAGGATCTGAAGCCGGCCGGACAGCCAACGATCGAGCCGCGTTCGATTGCGACCGGGCGTGATCTGGAATTCATCGCGACGTTCGAAGTGTACCCCGAAATCGATCTGGTCGACTTCGCGAAACTTGCGATCGACCGGCCTGTGGCGCAAGTGGGTGATGCCGACATCGATCGCATGATCGAGGTGCTGCGCAACCAGCAGGCCATGTGGGCGGTCGTCGAACGTGCTGCGTCGGCGGGGGATCGGGTGAATATCGACTATACGGGGCGTCGCGACGGTGTCGCCTTCGACGGTGGTAGCGCCCAGGGGAGCGATCTGCTCCTCGGTTCCAATCGTATGATTCCTGGGTTTGAGAGCGGAATCGAGGGGATGAGCCCAGGCGAGACACGTGAGTTGCAACTACGCTTCCCTGAGGAATACCACGCCGAAGACCTGAAAGGCGCTGAAGTCGTGTTCGAGGTGTGCCTGAACAGCGTGAGCGAGAAGCGGTTGCCGGAGCTCGACGACGTCTTCTTTTCGCGTTTTGGTGTGGCCAGCGAGGGGCTTGATGGGTTTCGGGCCGAAGTGCGTGCCAATATGGAGCGTGAACTGCGCCAGGCGGTACGCTCCAAGGTGAAGTCGCGTGTGATGAATGCGCTTCACGAGCGTACCGAGGTTGAAGTGCCGCAGGCGCTGGTCCAGCAGGAGATCGCCGCGCAACGCCAGCAGATGCTGCGCCAGTTCGGCGGCGATGCCGCACGCTTCGATACGTCGATGCTGCCCGACGACATGTTTCGTGCGCAGGCGGAAAGGCGTGTGTCGTTTGGTTTGTTGCTCGGGGAGGTGATCCGGCGCGAAAAGCTCGTCGCGGACCCGGTGCGGGTACGCGAGATGGTCGAGGAGATGGCGTCGACCTACGAGGAACCCGAGGAGGTAGTCAACTGGTACTATGGCAACCGGGAACAGTTGGCCTCGGTTGAAGCCGTGGTACTGGAGGATCAGGCAATCGATACGGTGCTTGCCCGGGCGCAGGTGAACGAGGTGGCGTGCAGTTATGAAGATGCGCTGCGCGCAGACCCGTTGAAACCGGACGCGGAAGCGTGA
- a CDS encoding cation diffusion facilitator family transporter codes for MPGERWLLAASYASVSVALLLIALKCWAWLVSGSASMLGSLIDSVMDSMASLVSMLAVRYSLRPADADHGFGHGKAEPLAALAQSAFIFGSALLLLLYCVERLLRVEEEPMTHTGIALLVCVVAIVCTLGLVALQSHAIRLTGSAAIRADRLHYHADLLMNVVVIVSLLCARLGYGRVDIVMGVLIALLIGSGAVQIGREALNLLMDKALPDEVVARIRSVALSIPGVLGLHDLRTRRSGLRYCIQCHVEIADHTTLLEAHAIADAVEERLEAEFPGADVIIHQDPRPLVAQAGDFRPIR; via the coding sequence CTGCCAGGCGAGCGCTGGCTGCTGGCTGCGAGTTACGCCTCGGTGAGCGTCGCGTTGTTGCTGATCGCACTCAAGTGCTGGGCCTGGCTGGTCAGCGGTTCGGCCAGCATGCTGGGCTCGCTGATCGACTCGGTAATGGACTCGATGGCCTCGCTGGTGTCGATGCTCGCAGTGCGGTACTCGCTGAGGCCGGCCGATGCGGATCATGGTTTCGGCCATGGCAAGGCGGAGCCGCTGGCCGCGCTGGCACAGTCTGCCTTCATCTTTGGTTCGGCATTGCTGCTGCTGCTGTACTGTGTCGAGCGCCTGTTGCGGGTGGAAGAGGAGCCGATGACGCACACCGGAATTGCGCTTCTGGTCTGCGTCGTGGCGATCGTCTGCACGCTGGGTCTGGTCGCACTGCAGTCGCACGCGATCCGTCTGACCGGGTCGGCAGCGATCCGTGCCGATCGCCTGCACTATCACGCCGACTTGCTGATGAACGTGGTGGTGATCGTCTCACTGCTCTGCGCGCGTCTCGGTTATGGCCGGGTCGATATCGTGATGGGCGTACTGATTGCACTGCTGATCGGCAGTGGTGCCGTGCAGATCGGTCGCGAAGCGCTCAATCTGTTGATGGACAAGGCGTTGCCGGACGAGGTCGTTGCGCGGATCCGCAGCGTGGCACTCTCCATTCCCGGTGTGCTCGGACTGCACGACCTGCGTACTCGGCGCTCCGGATTGCGCTACTGCATCCAGTGTCACGTCGAGATCGCCGATCACACCACGTTACTGGAGGCTCATGCGATCGCGGATGCGGTCGAAGAACGTCTGGAAGCCGAGTTTCCGGGAGCTGACGTGATCATCCACCAGGATCCGCGCCCTCTGGTGGCGCAGGCCGGCGATTTTCGGCCAATACGTTGA
- the fadA gene encoding acetyl-CoA C-acyltransferase FadA has product MSYKDDDALIIDCARTPMGRSKNGVFRHVRAEDLSADLVDALLARNPGVDPQAVEDVIWGCANQTEEQGWNIARMMSLLTVIPHSAGAQTISRLCGSSMSALHIAAQAIAADCGEVFVVGGVEHMGHLPMDKGVDPNPRLSKHVAKAAGLMGVTAEGLAMLHGITRVEQDAYGERSHRLAAKAQDEGRWAREIVARRGHDEDGCSILVAADTTIRRDTTIEGLAALPPAFDPRNGTVTAGTSSQIADGAAAMIVTSGRRARDWGLRPLARIRSMAVVGVDPSIMGYGPVPATQKALARAGLTLADIDAVELNEAFAAQVLPVLKDLELLDDLDTRVNLHGGAIALGHPFGCSGARIMTTLINVMAQRDMTLGLATMCIGLGQGIATVIERV; this is encoded by the coding sequence ATGAGCTACAAGGATGATGATGCGCTGATCATCGACTGTGCGCGTACCCCGATGGGGCGTTCGAAGAACGGTGTGTTCCGTCATGTGCGTGCCGAGGATCTGTCGGCAGATCTGGTTGATGCGTTGCTGGCGCGCAACCCCGGGGTGGATCCGCAGGCCGTCGAAGACGTGATCTGGGGTTGTGCGAACCAGACCGAGGAACAGGGCTGGAACATCGCACGCATGATGTCGCTGCTGACCGTGATTCCGCACTCAGCGGGCGCGCAGACGATCTCGCGTCTCTGCGGTTCGTCGATGTCGGCGTTGCATATCGCTGCCCAGGCGATAGCAGCGGACTGTGGTGAGGTGTTTGTCGTCGGCGGTGTCGAGCATATGGGGCATCTGCCAATGGATAAGGGGGTCGACCCGAATCCGCGTCTCAGCAAGCATGTTGCAAAGGCCGCCGGGTTGATGGGAGTCACTGCCGAGGGGCTGGCGATGCTGCACGGTATCACGCGTGTGGAGCAGGATGCGTATGGCGAGCGGTCGCACCGGTTGGCTGCCAAGGCGCAGGACGAAGGGCGCTGGGCGCGCGAAATCGTGGCGCGCCGTGGGCACGACGAAGACGGGTGCAGCATCCTCGTTGCTGCCGATACGACGATTCGTCGTGACACCACGATCGAGGGGCTGGCCGCACTGCCGCCCGCCTTCGATCCGCGCAACGGCACCGTGACGGCGGGTACCTCGTCCCAGATCGCCGACGGAGCGGCGGCGATGATCGTCACTTCCGGTCGTCGGGCGCGCGACTGGGGGCTGCGTCCGCTTGCCAGGATCCGCTCGATGGCGGTCGTGGGTGTCGATCCATCGATCATGGGCTACGGGCCGGTGCCGGCGACGCAGAAGGCGCTGGCGCGTGCCGGCCTCACGCTTGCGGACATCGATGCGGTCGAACTCAACGAGGCCTTCGCAGCGCAGGTACTGCCGGTGCTGAAGGATCTGGAACTGCTCGATGACCTGGACACGCGGGTCAACCTGCACGGTGGTGCGATTGCGCTGGGACACCCGTTCGGTTGTTCGGGGGCACGTATCATGACGACCCTGATCAATGTGATGGCGCAGCGTGACATGACGCTCGGGCTGGCGACGATGTGCATTGGCCTGGGGCAGGGCATCGCAACCGTGATCGAACGCGTCTGA
- the fadB gene encoding fatty acid oxidation complex subunit alpha FadB, which yields MQYQGKTIRLRTLDAGVVELCFDRDGDTVNKFDQLALRELHEALTVLANTQGLRGVLISSGKPDYFNVGADIGEFGVLFRQGEETLLATLATANTIFNALEDLAVPTVCAINGSALGGGLELCLAADARVLAREARIGLPEVKLGLNPGFGATVRLPRLIGIDNAVEWICGGKEYAGDEALRVGVVDAVVDPARLRDAALDLLAQYMAGTLDHVTRRREKTQPVLLNDIERMMAFTTGKSLVAAQAGPNLPAPLAAVKSMEKSAGLARTEALAIEARFFARLAAGNEADSLIGLFLNEQAVSRKARRWAGSGRKVVQAAVLGAGTMGGGVAYQSASCGVPIVMKDIVAKGIDLGMREAGNLLAAQVDRGRMSAATMAGVLRAITPALDYDDFAVVDFVVEAVVENEGVKQRVLAECEARVGSDVILASNTSTISITRLAAALQRPQNFCGMHFFNPVHRMPLVEVIRGEQSSDAAIATTVAYARQLKKTPIVVRDCPGFLVNRVLFPYFGAFNALLHDGADFRAVDRAMQKFGWPMGPAHLLDVVGIDVAQHAAAVMAAGFPARMMLGFRTALDVLFAAGRFGRKSGAGFYRYEQDRAGRAAQQFDPGVQSLLAPVCGVPQEFGEQEIVERMMVPMCNELVRCLDESIVDSAGEADMALVLGIGFPLFRGGALRYVDHMGLDAFCAAADRHAGIGPAYAVPESLRRRARDGQCFHS from the coding sequence ATGCAATACCAGGGCAAGACGATCAGACTGCGGACGCTCGATGCTGGTGTGGTCGAGCTGTGCTTCGACCGTGACGGCGATACCGTGAACAAGTTCGACCAGCTTGCGCTGCGCGAGCTCCACGAGGCACTGACTGTGCTGGCGAACACGCAGGGACTGCGCGGAGTACTGATCAGCAGCGGCAAGCCGGACTATTTCAACGTGGGGGCAGACATAGGCGAGTTCGGTGTGTTGTTCCGCCAGGGTGAGGAAACACTGCTCGCCACACTCGCGACGGCGAACACGATCTTCAACGCACTCGAGGATCTGGCGGTACCGACGGTGTGCGCGATCAACGGCAGCGCGCTCGGTGGTGGACTGGAACTCTGTCTGGCCGCGGATGCGCGCGTGCTGGCACGCGAGGCGAGGATCGGTCTGCCCGAAGTGAAGCTCGGGCTCAATCCCGGATTTGGCGCTACCGTACGCCTGCCGCGGCTGATCGGAATCGACAACGCGGTGGAGTGGATCTGCGGTGGCAAGGAGTACGCGGGCGACGAGGCGCTGCGAGTCGGAGTCGTGGACGCAGTGGTCGATCCGGCACGCCTGCGCGATGCCGCGCTCGACCTGCTCGCCCAGTACATGGCCGGTACGCTGGATCACGTCACACGCCGGCGTGAGAAGACGCAGCCCGTGCTGTTGAACGACATCGAGCGCATGATGGCATTCACCACCGGCAAGAGCCTGGTCGCGGCGCAGGCCGGACCCAACCTGCCGGCTCCACTTGCGGCCGTGAAGTCGATGGAGAAATCGGCCGGACTCGCACGCACCGAGGCACTGGCGATAGAGGCAAGGTTTTTTGCGCGCCTGGCAGCCGGCAACGAGGCCGACAGCCTGATCGGCCTGTTCCTGAACGAACAGGCCGTGAGCAGAAAGGCGCGCCGCTGGGCCGGGTCAGGCCGCAAGGTGGTGCAGGCGGCCGTGCTCGGTGCCGGCACGATGGGCGGTGGGGTGGCTTACCAGTCGGCGAGCTGCGGTGTGCCGATCGTGATGAAGGACATCGTCGCCAAGGGCATCGATCTAGGCATGCGCGAAGCCGGCAATCTGCTGGCTGCTCAGGTCGATCGGGGTCGCATGAGTGCCGCGACGATGGCCGGCGTGTTGCGTGCGATCACGCCGGCGCTCGATTACGACGATTTTGCGGTCGTCGATTTCGTCGTCGAGGCAGTCGTCGAGAACGAGGGGGTGAAACAGCGAGTGCTCGCCGAGTGTGAAGCGCGTGTTGGTTCCGACGTCATCCTGGCCAGCAACACGTCGACGATCTCGATCACGCGGCTTGCGGCTGCGTTGCAGAGGCCGCAGAACTTCTGCGGCATGCATTTCTTCAACCCGGTGCATCGCATGCCGCTGGTCGAAGTGATCCGTGGCGAACAGAGTTCGGACGCTGCAATCGCGACCACGGTGGCGTATGCACGGCAGTTGAAGAAAACGCCGATCGTGGTGCGTGACTGCCCGGGCTTTCTGGTCAATCGTGTGCTGTTTCCGTACTTCGGTGCCTTCAACGCGTTGTTGCATGATGGTGCCGATTTCCGTGCGGTGGATCGCGCGATGCAGAAGTTCGGCTGGCCGATGGGTCCGGCGCATCTGCTCGACGTGGTCGGCATCGACGTGGCGCAGCATGCCGCTGCGGTGATGGCAGCCGGCTTCCCCGCACGCATGATGCTCGGATTCCGTACCGCGCTCGATGTGCTGTTCGCGGCCGGACGTTTCGGCCGGAAGAGCGGTGCGGGCTTCTATCGCTACGAGCAGGATCGCGCTGGCCGTGCCGCACAGCAGTTCGATCCCGGCGTGCAATCGCTGCTGGCGCCGGTGTGTGGAGTGCCGCAGGAGTTTGGCGAGCAGGAGATCGTCGAACGCATGATGGTACCGATGTGCAACGAGCTGGTGCGTTGTCTCGACGAGAGCATCGTCGACAGCGCAGGCGAGGCCGACATGGCGCTGGTGCTGGGGATCGGCTTCCCGCTGTTCCGCGGTGGCGCGCTGCGCTACGTGGATCATATGGGACTGGATGCGTTCTGCGCCGCAGCAGATCGTCATGCCGGAATCGGGCCAGCCTATGCCGTGCCGGAATCGCTGCGCCGACGCGCACGCGACGGGCAGTGTTTTCATTCCTGA
- a CDS encoding beta-N-acetylglucosaminidase domain-containing protein, which translates to MQTLPFATGLVEGFYGRQWGDADRLDCLDFIAAMGFRYYIYAPKGDAWLRRRWSERWSSADEARLRAIAACSNRAGLLWGCGLSPLGLVEDGSATALARWRDKLSYLEDFGPQLLCILFDDMPRHIDALAERQADLVAIALETSRARHALVCPSYYSTDPVLERVFGKMPAGYWDDLGRLLPPEVGIFWTGERVCADAQSLHALRSIAARFGRAPVLWDNYPVNDGEKGAKFLRIDAFRGRSPELADVVGAHFVNPMNQCWLSRIPLRTLAMLYRRGAGYDPDAAFPDAVRAECGAALAQELIRDLDLFQRGGLDAIDAARRVELARCYARHDSPGARELIGWLAGEYVFDPACLTG; encoded by the coding sequence ATGCAGACGCTACCGTTCGCGACCGGGTTGGTCGAGGGCTTCTACGGACGCCAATGGGGTGATGCCGATCGCCTCGACTGTCTGGATTTCATCGCCGCGATGGGTTTTCGCTACTATATCTACGCGCCCAAGGGGGACGCGTGGCTGCGCCGGCGCTGGAGCGAACGCTGGTCGTCCGCAGATGAGGCTCGCCTGCGGGCGATCGCCGCATGCAGCAACCGTGCCGGACTGTTGTGGGGCTGTGGCCTCAGTCCACTCGGGCTGGTCGAGGACGGCTCGGCAACGGCACTGGCGCGCTGGCGCGACAAGCTGAGCTATCTCGAGGATTTCGGGCCGCAGTTGCTGTGCATCCTGTTCGACGACATGCCGCGCCACATCGACGCGCTGGCCGAGCGTCAGGCTGACCTGGTGGCGATTGCGCTCGAGACGAGCAGGGCACGGCACGCCCTCGTGTGCCCCAGCTATTACTCGACCGATCCGGTGCTGGAACGGGTGTTCGGCAAGATGCCTGCCGGTTACTGGGATGATCTGGGACGGCTGCTTCCGCCCGAAGTCGGGATCTTCTGGACCGGCGAGCGCGTTTGTGCCGATGCACAGTCACTGCATGCGTTGCGTTCGATCGCGGCGCGGTTTGGACGTGCGCCGGTCCTGTGGGACAACTATCCGGTCAACGATGGCGAGAAGGGTGCGAAGTTCCTGCGCATCGATGCTTTCCGTGGGCGCAGTCCGGAGCTGGCGGATGTGGTCGGCGCGCACTTCGTCAACCCGATGAACCAGTGCTGGCTGTCCCGGATCCCCTTGCGCACGCTGGCAATGCTCTATCGACGCGGTGCAGGTTACGATCCGGATGCGGCATTCCCGGACGCTGTGCGTGCCGAATGCGGTGCGGCGCTGGCGCAGGAACTGATACGTGATCTGGACTTGTTCCAGCGTGGCGGTCTCGATGCGATCGATGCCGCGCGGCGGGTGGAACTTGCCCGATGCTACGCGCGTCACGATTCGCCGGGTGCGCGCGAGCTGATCGGCTGGCTGGCCGGGGAATACGTTTTCGATCCTGCCTGTCTCACCGGCTGA
- a CDS encoding TatD family hydrolase encodes MLIDSHCHLDYLTAPPSGRAIADILQSAAAAGVGRMLTVAVDRDNMTRVLAHAHAHPEVYAAIGIHPSTPEDASIDAETLLDLAADPRVIAIGETGLDYYHGADSVNLQRERFVMQLRVAARAGLPVIVHTRDARDDTLELLERHADRGCAGVMHCFTESIEMARSALALGFLISFSGIITFRSATQLREVVREVPLDRLLVETDSPYLAPVPHRGRVNEPQHVIHVAQAIAAIKDVTLEEVAQVTTANFYRLFPRAAAAERD; translated from the coding sequence ATGCTGATCGACAGCCATTGCCACCTCGACTATCTGACGGCTCCGCCGTCAGGGCGCGCGATTGCCGATATCCTGCAGTCTGCCGCTGCCGCCGGTGTGGGCCGCATGCTCACGGTGGCGGTCGATCGCGACAACATGACGCGCGTGCTCGCGCACGCACACGCACACCCCGAAGTCTACGCGGCGATCGGGATCCATCCATCGACACCCGAGGATGCGTCGATCGACGCCGAGACGCTGCTCGATCTGGCGGCCGATCCGCGCGTGATCGCGATCGGTGAAACCGGGCTCGACTATTACCACGGAGCCGACTCCGTGAACTTGCAGCGCGAGCGTTTCGTGATGCAGTTGCGTGTCGCTGCACGGGCCGGGTTGCCGGTGATCGTGCACACGCGCGACGCGAGAGACGACACCCTGGAACTGCTTGAGCGCCATGCCGATCGCGGTTGCGCCGGCGTCATGCACTGCTTCACGGAAAGCATCGAGATGGCGCGCTCCGCACTCGCGCTCGGTTTCCTGATCTCCTTCTCCGGCATCATCACGTTCCGCAGTGCAACACAATTGCGCGAGGTGGTGCGCGAAGTGCCGCTTGATCGCCTGCTGGTCGAAACCGACTCTCCCTACCTGGCTCCGGTGCCGCACCGTGGCCGGGTCAACGAGCCGCAACACGTGATCCACGTGGCGCAGGCGATTGCAGCCATCAAGGATGTCACGCTGGAGGAGGTAGCGCAGGTGACCACCGCCAATTTCTACCGCCTGTTTCCGCGTGCGGCCGCAGCCGAACGCGACTGA
- a CDS encoding PilZ domain-containing protein, producing MNAPQGTRNGILSLTIKDKAVLYAAYMPFLQNGGLFIPTNKPYRIGDEVFMLLNLMDEPEKIPVAGKVVWVTPKRAQGNRASGIGVQFNGQDDTATRKIETYLAGALESERPTHTM from the coding sequence ATGAATGCGCCACAAGGTACCCGCAACGGCATTCTGTCCCTGACGATCAAGGACAAGGCGGTGCTGTACGCTGCGTATATGCCGTTCCTGCAGAACGGTGGCTTGTTCATACCGACCAACAAGCCGTATCGCATCGGTGACGAGGTCTTCATGCTGCTGAACCTGATGGACGAGCCGGAGAAGATTCCGGTGGCGGGAAAGGTAGTCTGGGTGACGCCGAAGCGCGCACAGGGAAATCGGGCCTCCGGAATCGGCGTGCAATTCAACGGACAGGACGACACCGCGACCCGCAAGATCGAGACCTACCTCGCCGGCGCACTCGAATCCGAACGTCCGACCCACACGATGTGA
- the holB gene encoding DNA polymerase III subunit delta' — MSLPGVLVAPLPWQYDDWAHLSARIMDARLHHAVLIGGPAGIGKRPFAELLARSLLCRAPLAGSACGRCRDCELFAAGSHPDLLRVMPEEPGRQIRIEQIRSGLAEFVMRTASVAHAKVVIIDPAEAMNTHTANSLLKSLEEPAPRTHIVLLSDAPARLLPTVRSRCLQLKLRPPTPDLAADWLRESCGIDDAVDLLGVAAGMPLGALRLRDRGGLNGFDRVADVMRRAVEPRAWIAAVAGECAELELLDVLDWMFLFLLDLAGVVARGGIGGARIPRAAPAYAELLPGLDAALLARTLRRVIEARRDATSAANPNRQLLLEALLFDWHSGYAASRRAPPDTKASPRAS; from the coding sequence ATGAGCCTGCCCGGTGTCCTGGTGGCACCTCTGCCGTGGCAGTACGATGACTGGGCGCACCTGAGTGCGCGCATCATGGATGCACGCCTGCACCATGCGGTGCTGATCGGTGGTCCCGCAGGGATCGGCAAACGGCCGTTCGCCGAGCTGTTGGCACGCTCCCTGCTGTGCCGCGCACCGCTCGCCGGCAGTGCCTGCGGACGATGCCGCGACTGCGAGTTGTTCGCCGCCGGCTCGCACCCGGACTTGCTGCGCGTGATGCCGGAGGAGCCGGGACGGCAGATCCGGATCGAGCAGATTCGCAGCGGTCTGGCCGAGTTCGTGATGCGTACGGCAAGCGTCGCGCACGCGAAGGTGGTGATCATCGATCCGGCCGAGGCGATGAACACGCATACCGCGAACAGTCTGCTGAAGAGTCTCGAAGAACCGGCACCGCGTACGCATATCGTGCTGTTGAGTGACGCACCGGCCCGTCTGCTGCCCACCGTGCGCTCGCGCTGTCTGCAGTTGAAGTTGCGTCCGCCGACGCCGGATCTGGCCGCCGACTGGCTGCGCGAAAGCTGTGGTATCGATGATGCCGTCGATCTGCTCGGTGTGGCGGCAGGCATGCCGCTCGGCGCGCTGCGCCTGCGTGATCGTGGCGGGCTGAATGGTTTCGATCGAGTGGCAGACGTGATGCGCCGTGCCGTTGAGCCACGTGCATGGATCGCGGCAGTGGCCGGCGAGTGCGCTGAGCTGGAGCTGCTCGATGTGCTCGACTGGATGTTCCTGTTCCTGCTCGATCTGGCAGGGGTGGTGGCACGCGGAGGGATTGGCGGTGCGCGCATTCCGCGTGCAGCTCCTGCCTATGCCGAACTGCTGCCGGGGCTGGATGCAGCGCTGCTCGCGCGTACCTTGCGGCGCGTGATCGAGGCGCGCCGTGACGCCACGTCTGCCGCCAATCCGAACCGGCAACTGCTGCTCGAGGCACTGCTGTTCGACTGGCATTCGGGGTATGCGGCGTCGCGGCGCGCACCCCCCGATACGAAGGCATCGCCACGCGCCTCATAA
- a CDS encoding dTMP kinase translates to MSRGRFITVEGGEGAGKSTNIACIAEHLQAAGLRVTVTREPGGTPLGEEIRALLLAAREEDVCADTELLLMFAARMQHVAHVIRPALARGEWVLCDRFVDASIAYQGAGRGLGIERVQALRDLLLGDFRPDLTLLLDLPVELGMQRIGGRGAPDRFESEQAAFFERVRATYHTLAVAEPTRFRVLDAARDLVQVRTSVIAAVDEYLGSCGGVA, encoded by the coding sequence ATGAGCAGGGGCAGGTTCATCACCGTGGAAGGTGGTGAAGGGGCCGGCAAGAGCACCAACATTGCGTGTATCGCCGAGCATCTGCAGGCGGCGGGCCTGCGCGTGACGGTCACACGCGAGCCGGGCGGCACACCGCTCGGCGAGGAGATCCGTGCGTTGCTGCTTGCCGCGCGCGAGGAGGATGTGTGCGCGGATACGGAATTGTTGCTGATGTTCGCGGCACGCATGCAGCATGTTGCGCACGTGATCCGGCCCGCGCTGGCGCGCGGGGAGTGGGTGCTGTGTGACCGTTTCGTCGATGCCAGCATCGCTTATCAGGGCGCTGGCCGTGGACTCGGCATCGAACGTGTGCAGGCGTTGCGCGATCTGCTGCTGGGCGACTTCAGGCCCGATCTGACGCTGCTGCTCGATCTGCCGGTCGAACTCGGGATGCAGCGCATCGGTGGGCGCGGTGCGCCGGATCGGTTCGAAAGCGAGCAGGCCGCATTCTTCGAGCGTGTGCGTGCGACCTACCACACACTGGCGGTTGCCGAGCCCACGCGTTTTCGTGTACTCGATGCGGCACGGGACCTGGTGCAGGTGCGCACGTCGGTGATCGCGGCGGTTGACGAATACCTCGGGAGCTGCGGGGGCGTGGCATGA
- the mltG gene encoding endolytic transglycosylase MltG, whose amino-acid sequence MLLVCTVASAFMGWKMLTRWLDRPLQITEPVIAELPAGGNLIRFVQELGERGVLDLPNWLRLQARLTGVADKVRAGEYRFETGMTPRELLAMLVAGKVVVYSVTLIEGNTVGQLLARLHAQERLQHTVDAADASALVRTLGLDPVTWPSVEGAFLSETYQFHRGMSDADVLRAAHAALEDVLAEEWATRTPDLPYADPYQALVMASLIEKETGVASERARIAGVFVRRLRQRMLLQTDPAVIYGLGERFDGNLTREHLRTPGPYNTYLNPGLPPSPIANPGRAAIHAALHPAEGTELYFVARGDGSHEFSNTLEEHNRAVRKYQLRRGGG is encoded by the coding sequence ATGCTGCTGGTGTGTACGGTGGCATCGGCATTCATGGGCTGGAAAATGCTGACACGCTGGCTCGACCGGCCGCTGCAGATTACCGAACCGGTGATCGCCGAATTGCCTGCAGGTGGCAACCTGATACGTTTCGTGCAGGAACTCGGCGAGCGAGGCGTGCTCGATCTGCCGAACTGGCTGCGATTGCAGGCGCGCCTCACGGGCGTTGCAGACAAGGTACGTGCAGGTGAATATCGCTTCGAGACAGGCATGACGCCGCGCGAACTGCTGGCGATGCTGGTGGCGGGCAAGGTCGTCGTTTACAGCGTCACGCTGATCGAAGGCAACACGGTGGGGCAATTGCTGGCACGGCTGCACGCGCAGGAGCGGCTGCAGCACACCGTGGATGCTGCCGATGCGTCGGCGCTTGTCCGTACGCTCGGACTCGACCCTGTCACATGGCCTTCGGTCGAGGGCGCCTTTCTGTCCGAAACCTACCAGTTTCATCGTGGCATGAGCGATGCGGACGTGCTGCGTGCCGCGCACGCCGCACTCGAAGACGTGCTGGCCGAGGAGTGGGCGACGCGTACCCCCGACCTGCCGTATGCCGACCCGTACCAGGCGCTGGTGATGGCATCGCTGATCGAGAAGGAGACCGGTGTCGCGAGCGAACGGGCGCGCATCGCCGGCGTGTTCGTGCGCCGTCTGCGCCAGCGCATGTTGTTGCAGACCGATCCCGCGGTGATCTACGGGCTCGGGGAGCGTTTCGACGGCAACCTCACGCGCGAGCACTTGCGAACGCCTGGCCCGTACAATACCTACCTGAATCCGGGGCTTCCTCCGTCACCGATTGCCAACCCTGGCCGTGCCGCGATCCACGCCGCGTTGCATCCGGCCGAGGGAACGGAACTCTACTTCGTGGCGCGTGGTGATGGTTCGCACGAATTCTCGAACACGCTTGAAGAGCACAATCGTGCCGTACGCAAATACCAGTTGCGCCGTGGTGGTGGATAA